The following are encoded together in the Vibrio lentus genome:
- a CDS encoding GNAT family N-acetyltransferase, with product MRIRRATINDISSINALCHEQLAGSHSKIRHYNREQNEYSLNDYNLSNLRIIDLLFTESLMKEKIENKNIYFFVAETKKKQIVGYLIISVHYPKKKPVIQQRAPSFYAYIERFYVSCQYHGQGIELALLNSFDYWKKHKSTH from the coding sequence GTGCGAATAAGAAGAGCAACTATCAACGACATATCCTCTATCAATGCTCTATGTCATGAACAGCTGGCAGGCAGCCACAGTAAAATTAGGCATTACAACAGAGAGCAAAACGAATACAGCTTGAATGATTACAACTTAAGTAATCTAAGAATTATTGACTTACTTTTCACCGAATCCTTGATGAAAGAAAAGATCGAGAATAAAAACATTTATTTTTTTGTCGCTGAAACAAAAAAGAAACAAATAGTAGGCTACCTAATAATCAGTGTTCATTATCCTAAAAAAAAGCCAGTAATCCAACAACGAGCTCCATCTTTCTATGCTTATATCGAACGGTTCTATGTATCGTGTCAATATCACGGACAAGGTATTGAACTAGCACTACTCAATAGTTTTGATTATTGGAAAAAACACAAATCAACCCACTAA
- a CDS encoding type II toxin-antitoxin system Phd/YefM family antitoxin — MQSLTANTAKTKFGDLLMKVQREPIQINKNGSPVAVMMSCEEYEQLEALKLMVVKSRFEQAEADALSDNLVDGNDFMNALDQGKFD, encoded by the coding sequence ATGCAATCACTTACAGCTAATACAGCTAAAACCAAATTTGGCGATTTGTTGATGAAAGTTCAACGTGAACCCATACAAATCAATAAGAACGGCTCACCAGTTGCGGTGATGATGTCTTGTGAAGAATATGAGCAACTTGAAGCTCTGAAATTGATGGTTGTTAAATCACGCTTCGAACAAGCAGAAGCCGATGCTCTATCAGATAACCTAGTTGACGGTAACGACTTCATGAATGCACTTGACCAAGGTAAATTTGATTAA
- a CDS encoding HlyD family efflux transporter periplasmic adaptor subunit: MYTEASKQGTVTAIQAKVGSQVSPSTPILSIIPTNSPLELVELELLLPTRSAGFVQQGDTVNIRFDAFPYQKFGLMTGAITSIDKALILPSDKALLIQTEQAMYRVTASLPEQFRTPMVKNFH; encoded by the coding sequence ATTTACACAGAAGCGTCCAAGCAAGGCACTGTTACAGCGATTCAGGCTAAAGTAGGGAGCCAAGTATCCCCAAGTACACCGATTTTAAGTATCATCCCCACCAACTCGCCCCTTGAGTTAGTTGAGTTAGAATTACTCCTACCCACACGCTCTGCTGGTTTTGTTCAACAAGGTGATACCGTCAATATCCGCTTTGATGCTTTTCCGTATCAGAAATTCGGTTTAATGACCGGTGCTATCACGAGCATTGACAAAGCTTTGATCTTGCCAAGTGACAAAGCCCTCCTCATTCAGACAGAACAAGCCATGTATCGAGTAACAGCCTCTTTACCAGAGCAATTTAGAACGCCTATGGTGAAGAATTTCCATTGA
- a CDS encoding TcdA/TcdB catalytic glycosyltransferase domain-containing protein: MNMTAGSALDNNLQLVFEVINSSESTLFDKKKACGFVEKLLALQGQINHESVSIFIRLLDELLLADKEQYLARDVLQRISWLEPKDLVMLDKVFFVWIGCLSERQLEYFDVWEEVCQDDTFIYYDSRCLLASEIKDVLCRIHNCSHEDVAFIKHQSDWFEAFVESKERHLDEWLIDHTRVYDADIATELEHRLYRVRHRYYRLTKLVTLIDIASIDSLFVFSGFDLEPYYLYEVLLRNNLAAASDIVRLLVLYHQGGMYVDFDTLPSFEHCFPKTNRRFPEWVSNNMVDVLKAELVMNVFRTQQLTRFARCQGDHQLVENLVATFFDDDKEQIKSLHEDVAAITEDKLFHPFILPPVHKEGLALTKAKNSVGEFNNNVLIAPKGSKLIRIVLTMMSSRYRYMEDNGIIFDDIFNSRDCDVNNRVMESEEYWLRFSDYRYDHLRSSDNVTLFLSGPSLVLEVLISLAYEVFDIEGCSPNAVAFAMSHPDLKMAFEHQTQFTVEHMRSTWLRNQNLFSD; this comes from the coding sequence ATGAATATGACAGCTGGCAGTGCGTTAGATAACAATCTCCAACTTGTTTTTGAGGTTATCAATAGTTCTGAGTCCACGCTGTTTGATAAGAAAAAAGCATGTGGCTTCGTAGAGAAGTTACTGGCGCTTCAAGGGCAGATAAATCACGAATCTGTGTCTATTTTCATTCGGTTATTGGACGAATTGCTTTTAGCTGACAAGGAACAATATCTTGCTCGAGATGTGTTACAGCGTATTAGTTGGCTCGAACCAAAGGACCTTGTGATGTTAGATAAGGTATTTTTTGTTTGGATTGGTTGTTTGAGTGAGCGCCAGCTTGAATATTTTGATGTGTGGGAAGAAGTTTGCCAAGACGATACATTCATCTATTACGATAGCCGCTGTTTACTTGCTAGTGAGATTAAGGACGTTCTCTGTCGAATACACAACTGCAGTCATGAAGATGTGGCCTTTATAAAGCACCAAAGTGACTGGTTTGAGGCGTTTGTAGAAAGTAAGGAGAGACACCTCGATGAATGGTTAATTGATCATACTAGAGTCTATGATGCCGACATCGCAACTGAGCTTGAACATAGGCTCTACCGTGTTAGGCATCGTTACTACCGGCTAACGAAACTAGTTACCTTGATAGATATTGCGTCTATTGACTCATTATTTGTATTTAGCGGCTTTGATTTAGAACCTTACTACCTGTACGAAGTACTTCTGAGAAATAATTTAGCTGCAGCAAGTGATATCGTTCGGTTGTTGGTTCTTTATCATCAAGGGGGGATGTACGTTGATTTCGACACACTTCCAAGTTTTGAGCACTGTTTTCCTAAAACAAATCGGCGCTTTCCTGAATGGGTGAGTAATAACATGGTCGATGTACTTAAAGCCGAGCTCGTCATGAATGTGTTTCGAACTCAGCAATTGACTCGTTTTGCACGGTGCCAAGGTGATCATCAGCTAGTAGAGAATCTCGTAGCGACGTTTTTTGATGATGATAAAGAGCAAATCAAAAGTTTGCATGAAGATGTTGCTGCGATAACTGAAGATAAACTTTTTCACCCTTTTATCTTGCCTCCCGTTCACAAAGAGGGTTTGGCATTAACGAAAGCCAAAAATAGTGTGGGCGAATTCAACAACAATGTGCTGATAGCGCCTAAGGGATCCAAGTTAATAAGAATTGTCTTAACGATGATGAGCAGTCGTTACCGTTATATGGAAGATAACGGTATTATATTTGATGATATTTTCAACTCTCGCGACTGTGACGTTAACAATAGAGTGATGGAGAGCGAGGAGTATTGGCTTCGTTTTTCGGACTATCGGTATGACCATTTACGGTCAAGTGATAATGTAACGCTCTTCTTGTCTGGGCCTTCATTGGTATTAGAGGTACTTATATCGCTTGCTTATGAAGTTTTTGACATTGAAGGCTGCAGTCCGAACGCCGTCGCGTTCGCAATGAGCCACCCAGACTTGAAGATGGCATTTGAGCATCAAACTCAATTTACAGTAGAGCATATGCGCTCAACTTGGCTTCGAAACCAAAACCTATTTTCTGATTAG
- a CDS encoding ATP-binding cassette domain-containing protein — MRISQLWEKIHGLKRTLVTLLMLSVVIQSAALIAPYYMQWVVDNVSFRYFDQAPWVLNQLSFEIEPGESIAITGEYGCGKTTLLKLLLGLLSPTTGTIYLDGIDIQKLDKTTYRSHLGSVMQNDPLLSGALSENITMFDSPYDEERLKESCRHANILTEIQRLP, encoded by the coding sequence ATGCGAATTAGCCAACTGTGGGAGAAGATTCATGGGTTAAAACGCACCCTAGTTACACTATTAATGTTATCAGTGGTCATTCAATCCGCCGCATTAATAGCTCCTTATTACATGCAGTGGGTAGTTGATAACGTAAGCTTTCGTTATTTTGACCAAGCACCTTGGGTGCTAAACCAACTCAGTTTTGAAATAGAACCCGGAGAAAGTATCGCAATCACAGGCGAATATGGATGCGGCAAGACAACCTTACTTAAACTCCTTCTTGGGTTACTCTCCCCGACGACTGGAACCATTTACCTAGATGGTATCGATATCCAAAAGCTAGATAAAACAACCTATCGTTCACACCTAGGAAGTGTAATGCAAAATGATCCTCTACTTTCAGGAGCACTGAGTGAAAATATCACCATGTTTGATAGCCCATATGATGAGGAAAGATTAAAAGAGAGTTGCCGCCACGCTAACATTTTAACCGAGATTCAACGACTACCTTAG
- a CDS encoding opine metallophore biosynthesis dehydrogenase: MRQHENVANCEVSNPQLAPLVGLIKFDELYTDLSPLPSSWDTLVLATPAHAYCDVLASFSELCLKNLKQIILMSSMIGGCLILKGMLKKKGASPNIILFSSYFATSHFSYNPTTQHPLTVTTKTVKKRVYIYLSEPNDVLFNALRNALEKVEVQVILFDNPFSVEGRNIATYVHPAFLINTFSLDHIISNEEDIKYMYKLYPEGPITMGLIKELLHHWKSISRLLEHYSAEPINLLQLLNDENFPIHEVTIPRNKIDSFNELSEMEQEYLLYVRYSTILIDPDPFSESNTKKNTFEVSAKPYLKGKVRQGRLQLPRAPLEDLQTLYWLNHLVQQSSLVSSITFKSIEVFESWVKERNLPSTLIQALKQRAYEYYVYATPSISQ, from the coding sequence ATGCGACAGCACGAAAACGTTGCTAACTGTGAAGTAAGTAATCCACAATTAGCACCACTAGTTGGTCTTATTAAATTTGATGAGCTTTATACAGACTTATCTCCCCTTCCCTCTTCCTGGGATACGTTAGTCCTAGCGACTCCCGCTCACGCTTATTGTGATGTGCTGGCTTCTTTTTCTGAACTCTGCTTAAAAAATCTAAAGCAAATCATCCTTATGTCATCCATGATCGGTGGGTGTCTTATTCTAAAAGGGATGTTAAAAAAGAAAGGGGCATCTCCAAATATCATTCTTTTTTCTAGCTACTTTGCAACGTCTCATTTTTCATATAATCCAACAACACAACACCCCCTTACTGTCACGACTAAAACTGTGAAAAAAAGGGTGTATATTTATCTCTCCGAACCCAATGATGTATTGTTTAATGCTTTAAGAAACGCCTTAGAAAAAGTTGAAGTTCAAGTCATCCTATTTGATAACCCATTTAGTGTAGAAGGCAGAAACATCGCAACTTATGTACATCCTGCTTTTTTAATCAATACGTTTTCTTTAGATCATATTATTTCAAACGAAGAAGACATTAAATATATGTACAAGCTCTATCCCGAAGGCCCTATCACCATGGGGTTGATCAAAGAATTACTACATCATTGGAAATCAATTTCTCGACTACTAGAGCATTACTCAGCGGAACCAATCAACTTGCTTCAGTTGCTCAATGATGAAAACTTCCCTATACATGAGGTTACAATTCCAAGGAATAAAATAGATTCTTTCAATGAACTTAGTGAGATGGAGCAAGAGTACCTACTCTATGTCCGATATAGCACAATACTGATAGACCCAGACCCTTTTTCAGAATCCAACACAAAAAAAAACACTTTTGAGGTTTCAGCTAAACCTTATCTCAAGGGAAAGGTTAGGCAAGGACGACTACAACTACCTAGAGCACCATTAGAAGATTTGCAGACACTTTACTGGCTTAATCACTTAGTTCAACAATCTAGCCTTGTTTCTTCTATCACCTTTAAATCAATAGAAGTGTTTGAATCTTGGGTAAAAGAAAGAAACCTACCCAGTACATTAATCCAAGCCTTAAAACAACGCGCTTATGAATACTACGTTTATGCGACACCTTCTATCAGCCAATAA
- a CDS encoding type II toxin-antitoxin system RelE/ParE family toxin → MMHYKLSSAAQSDLIEIRRYTLERRGQTQWTTYFSELKQSMELLANNKLLGIEVFELGQNYFRFPLKHHVIYYIQKQEHIVIAAVLSKHISPAKHFSQIS, encoded by the coding sequence ATGATGCACTATAAGCTTTCTTCTGCAGCGCAATCTGATCTCATTGAGATTCGTCGCTATACATTAGAGCGAAGGGGGCAAACACAATGGACTACTTACTTTTCAGAACTAAAGCAATCTATGGAATTACTGGCGAACAACAAGTTGCTCGGCATAGAAGTTTTTGAACTGGGCCAAAACTACTTCCGGTTTCCTTTAAAGCACCATGTAATTTATTACATCCAGAAACAAGAGCACATAGTTATTGCAGCCGTTCTGAGTAAACACATATCTCCAGCTAAGCACTTTTCACAAATCTCTTAA
- a CDS encoding DNA mismatch repair protein, whose protein sequence is MTSTSSSSLTVINEEDRKNRFISSILFSRATIFHPASRLTSTMQSKLIEIAQSGGTDPNYPLESVNINSYGKNFRVDLHVDYLLQPHRDILETMLAYAQTIQLDDNSYDAGSRLTWSQVYQTITDGDISDTQQDGFDSFIDRDATVLSMSMYELATRMGMATTRANYDQIERRITQLATAHLVINELDEEQNVVSKKPLEFVQDYRFYCDRSKFKTGRKNSKNLTNHVFLVPDMRLLQAIRDHGYYYRLEQHKMTNYSKPSVRSFLKYITTHKAEFLHNKKFEWALDSYIQSIASKVSHSFRSDLRKDLLANAVQIEKDFSLQFRDVGNGIQIFYIGEGGS, encoded by the coding sequence ATGACTTCAACATCTAGCTCTAGTTTGACGGTTATTAATGAAGAAGACCGTAAAAATCGGTTTATCTCATCCATTTTATTTTCGAGAGCTACCATCTTTCATCCAGCTTCACGCTTAACATCCACAATGCAATCCAAACTCATTGAGATTGCACAAAGCGGGGGGACTGATCCTAACTATCCATTAGAAAGCGTGAATATTAACAGTTATGGAAAAAACTTCAGAGTTGATCTGCATGTTGATTACCTACTTCAACCACATCGAGATATCTTAGAAACCATGCTGGCCTATGCCCAAACTATTCAATTGGACGACAATTCTTATGATGCTGGCTCACGTTTAACCTGGTCTCAGGTATACCAAACCATAACGGACGGTGATATCTCTGATACTCAACAAGATGGTTTCGATTCATTTATTGATCGAGATGCGACTGTTCTGTCAATGAGTATGTATGAGTTAGCAACCCGAATGGGTATGGCGACCACTCGCGCGAACTATGATCAAATAGAGCGTCGTATTACTCAGTTAGCAACGGCTCACTTGGTGATAAATGAACTTGATGAAGAGCAGAATGTAGTCAGCAAAAAGCCGTTAGAGTTTGTTCAAGATTACCGATTTTATTGTGATCGAAGTAAATTCAAAACAGGTCGTAAGAACAGTAAGAACCTCACTAACCACGTGTTCTTAGTGCCAGATATGCGTTTACTGCAAGCAATACGCGACCATGGTTACTACTATCGATTAGAACAACACAAAATGACCAACTACAGTAAACCGTCGGTTCGTTCATTCTTAAAATACATTACTACGCATAAAGCTGAATTCTTACACAACAAGAAGTTTGAGTGGGCACTCGATAGCTACATTCAATCTATTGCTTCAAAAGTCAGCCATAGCTTCCGTAGTGATCTCAGAAAAGATTTGTTGGCTAATGCCGTACAAATCGAAAAAGACTTTAGCCTTCAATTTCGCGATGTAGGTAATGGTATACAGATATTTTATATAGGGGAGGGTGGATCATGA
- a CDS encoding AAA family ATPase: protein MNTQSLDSLMSSSASQNLSFSLKGLLKGHVGMLIAAPNVGKSHLALCIAMEHASSMSLLGMSAAGKPAKTLVLSSEDGVGVIQSRMKEKLTNCTATIKSELKNNLHFLTDIEPIVIPPDSSAQEQAEHKQYLAQLKQTFSEFDLVIVDTVTESIGRCEEVKHDRLIKNVFQSLASESGASLLLVHHVNKDEIRGNQEITMASGAGLTSVMRLTKCLFTLKRNKESLSIKYLKSNYLPENENQEFAVEVRQSLTINPQVFSLKSKASKPARSAQSIKQNPKKITLPGTIPEQKEIEERKNLRDVL from the coding sequence ATGAACACTCAATCTCTTGATAGCTTGATGTCTTCATCTGCAAGTCAAAACCTAAGCTTCAGCCTGAAAGGTTTACTTAAAGGACATGTAGGCATGTTGATTGCTGCTCCTAATGTCGGTAAGTCTCATCTAGCATTGTGTATTGCAATGGAACACGCTTCTTCAATGTCTTTACTCGGGATGAGCGCGGCCGGAAAACCCGCAAAAACTTTGGTATTGAGTTCAGAAGACGGAGTTGGCGTGATTCAATCTCGCATGAAAGAAAAGCTGACTAATTGCACTGCCACTATTAAGTCAGAGCTAAAAAATAATCTCCACTTTCTAACCGATATTGAACCGATAGTGATCCCGCCAGATAGCTCTGCACAAGAACAGGCAGAACATAAGCAGTATTTAGCACAACTCAAGCAAACCTTCTCGGAATTCGACTTAGTGATAGTGGATACGGTGACGGAATCAATAGGCCGTTGTGAAGAGGTAAAACACGATCGCTTAATCAAAAATGTTTTTCAGAGCCTTGCCAGTGAATCAGGTGCCAGTTTGTTGCTTGTCCATCATGTAAATAAAGATGAGATCCGCGGTAACCAAGAAATTACCATGGCATCAGGCGCAGGTTTAACATCGGTAATGCGACTAACAAAGTGCTTGTTTACGTTAAAGAGAAACAAAGAATCTTTGTCGATTAAATATCTTAAGAGCAATTATTTACCTGAAAATGAAAATCAAGAGTTTGCGGTTGAAGTGAGACAAAGCCTCACTATTAATCCACAGGTATTCAGTTTAAAATCCAAGGCGTCTAAGCCTGCTCGCTCAGCGCAAAGCATTAAGCAAAACCCAAAAAAAATCACACTGCCCGGAACTATTCCAGAGCAAAAAGAAATTGAAGAGCGAAAAAATCTTAGAGACGTCTTGTAA